One Angustibacter luteus genomic window carries:
- the ppgK gene encoding polyphosphate--glucose phosphotransferase, which translates to MSHHAALGIDVGGSGIKGAPVDLHTGELMADRLRIETPQPATPQAVAEVVGEIAQHFAKHLGDGPVGVTVPGVVTLGVVRSAANIDTTWIGTDADTLIGQHVGRSVHVVNDADAAGVAEARFGAARDQRGLVLVTTLGTGIGTALLLDGKLVPNSELGHLEIDGHDAESRAASSARENEDLSWEEWAARLQRYYGVVEDLLWPSLIVVGGGVSKKADKFLPLLHLRAPVVPAALRNEAGIVGAALLAADEQQA; encoded by the coding sequence ATGAGCCACCACGCCGCGCTCGGCATCGACGTCGGTGGGTCCGGCATCAAGGGTGCTCCGGTCGACCTGCACACCGGTGAGCTGATGGCCGACCGGCTGCGGATCGAGACGCCGCAGCCGGCCACGCCCCAGGCCGTGGCCGAGGTGGTGGGTGAGATCGCCCAGCACTTCGCGAAGCACCTCGGGGACGGCCCCGTGGGCGTCACCGTCCCCGGCGTGGTGACCCTGGGCGTGGTGCGCAGCGCCGCGAACATCGACACCACCTGGATCGGCACCGACGCCGACACGCTGATCGGGCAGCACGTCGGACGCAGCGTGCACGTGGTCAACGACGCCGACGCCGCCGGGGTGGCCGAGGCCCGCTTCGGGGCGGCCCGGGACCAGCGCGGGCTGGTGCTCGTGACCACGCTGGGTACCGGGATCGGCACCGCACTGCTGCTGGACGGCAAGCTGGTGCCGAACAGCGAGCTCGGTCACCTGGAGATCGACGGCCACGACGCGGAGTCGAGGGCGGCGTCGTCCGCGCGGGAGAACGAGGACCTCAGCTGGGAGGAGTGGGCGGCGCGCCTGCAGCGGTACTACGGCGTCGTCGAGGACCTGCTCTGGCCGTCCCTGATCGTGGTCGGCGGCGGGGTCAGCAAGAAGGCGGACAAGTTCCTCCCGCTGCTGCACCTGCGCGCGCCCGTCGTGCCGGCGGCACTGCGGAACGAGGCCGGGATCGTCGGCGCCGCGCTGCTCGCCGCCGACGAGCAGCAGGCCTAA
- a CDS encoding ImmA/IrrE family metallo-endopeptidase: protein MSWSAWAELRLRHPDIWVHRCHLSEGAGWWCPDERMILVDERLDQRQTRCVLAHELGHVALGHEACHDYGDDAWLAGRIEAAADRWAAARLVSLGCLLDALVAHPDDVDAVCEQLDVTPDVVRTRLAMLDDAELARLAVRLAGQEQAA from the coding sequence GTGAGCTGGTCGGCCTGGGCCGAGCTGCGGCTGCGCCATCCGGACATCTGGGTCCACCGGTGCCACCTGTCCGAGGGAGCGGGCTGGTGGTGCCCCGACGAGCGGATGATCCTGGTGGACGAGCGCCTGGACCAGCGCCAGACCCGCTGCGTCCTCGCGCACGAGCTCGGGCACGTGGCCCTCGGGCACGAGGCCTGCCACGACTACGGGGACGACGCCTGGCTGGCCGGCCGCATCGAGGCGGCGGCTGACCGCTGGGCGGCCGCGCGGCTGGTGTCCCTGGGGTGCCTGCTCGACGCGCTCGTCGCCCACCCGGACGACGTCGACGCGGTGTGCGAGCAGCTGGACGTCACGCCGGACGTGGTGCGCACCCGTCTGGCCATGCTCGACGACGCCGAGCTGGCGAGGTTGGCCGTCCGGCTGGCTGGGCAGGAGCAGGCGGCCTGA